One Cucurbita pepo subsp. pepo cultivar mu-cu-16 chromosome LG20, ASM280686v2, whole genome shotgun sequence genomic window carries:
- the LOC111783535 gene encoding uncharacterized protein LOC111783535 → MDNKEKEAREKLGGEVKLGHCLDVILKNADVALHYPSFVKLYDQLVAGILLNKGAIKYIFDKKLNSHWYFIFARALSIAWIEDKRYWKWGSCGNSEVAELIEVSWLNIRGKINESMLSPNIVYEVALQVQLNDRASGWDAPLNIELKKPDGSKIVRQECLSGKPRNQWFEIVVEYKVGNPGCGSSGEIEFSFFEHGGHWKRGLLVKGVRIGAKGCGCSLKITNVPDLSSKCCSKGGVIYISILPSHINSYLSSVHKKESAIMDNKEKEAREKLGGEVKLGHCLDVILKNADVALHYPSFVKLYDQLVAGILLNKGAIKYIFDKKLNSHWYFIFARALSIAWIEDKRYWKWGSCGNSEVAELIEVSWLNIRGKINESMLSQNVVYEVALQVQLNSRASGWNAPLNIELKKPDGSKIVRQECLLGKPQNQWFEIVVEFKVGNHGCGSSGEIEFSFFEHGGHWKRGLLVKGVRIGAKGCGCS, encoded by the exons ATGGAcaacaaagagaaagaagcgAGAGAGAAATTAGGAGGAGAAGTGAAGCTTGGTCATTGCTTGGATGTTATTTTGAAGAATGCTGACGTAGCGCTGCACTATCCCTCCTTCGTTAAGCTTTATGACCAACTTGTTGCTGGGATCCTCTTGAACAAGGGAGCTATA AAGTACATCTTTGATAAGAAGTTAAACAGCCATTGGTACTTTATATTTGCGAGAGCTCTCTCAATCGCCTGGATTGAAGATAAAAGATACTGGAAATGGGGATCCTG TGGCAATAGCGAAGTTGCAGAACTTATTGAAGTATCTTGGCTGAACATTCGTGGAAAGATCAATGAGTCTATGCTCTCACCAAATATTGTGTATGAAGTAGCACTTCAGGTACAACTAAATGATAGAGCCTCTGGCTGGGATGCTCCTCTGAACATTGAATTGAAGAAGCCAGATGGGAGCAAGATAGTGCGCCAGGAATGCCTGTCGGGGAAGCCACGAAACCAGTGGTTTGAGATTGTTGTTGAGTACAAGGTAGGTAACCCTGGCTGTGGAAGTAGTGGCGAGATcgagttttccttttttgaacATGGAGGGCATTGGAAGAGAGGGCTGCTCGTGAAAGGTGTTCGGATTGGAGCAAAGGGATGTGGTTGCTCAT tgaaaataacaAATGTGCCTGACTTATCTTCAAAATGTTGTAGCAAAGGAggggttatatatatatccattcTTCCCTCTCACATTAACTCATATCTAAGTTCagttcataaaaaagaaagcgCTATAATGGAcaacaaagagaaagaagcgAGAGAGAAATTAGGAGGAGAAGTGAAGCTTGGTCATTGCTTGGATGTTATTTTGAAGAATGCTGACGTAGCGCTGCACTATCCCTCCTTCGTTAAGCTTTATGACCAACTTGTTGCTGGGATCCTCTTGAACAAGGGAGCTATA AAGTACATCTTTGATAAGAAGTTAAACAGCCATTGGTACTTTATATTTGCGAGAGCTCTCTCAATCGCCTGGATTGAAGATAAAAGATACTGGAAATGGGGATCCTG TGGCAATAGCGAAGTTGCAGAACTTATTGAAGTATCTTGGCTGAACATTCGTGGAAAGATCAATGAGTCTATGCTCTCACAAAATGTTGTGTATGAAGTAGCACTTCAGGTACAGCTAAATAGTAGAGCCTCCGGGTGGAATGCTCCTTTGAACATCGAATTGAAGAAGCCAGATGGGAGCAAGATAGTGCGCCAGGAATGCCTGTTGGGGAAGCCACAAAACCAGTGGTTTGAGATTGTTGTTGAGTTCAAGGTAGGTAACCATGGCTGTGGAAGTAGTGGCGAGATcgagttttccttttttgaacATGGAGGGCATTGGAAGAGAGGGCTGCTCGTGAAAGGTGTTCGGATTGGAGCAAAGGGATGTGGTTGCTCATGA
- the LOC111783244 gene encoding uncharacterized protein LOC111783244 encodes MKNRGKKSPSPMESQESESELESPELRRLESFLKWICINDQSNPYRASLSCLIFFIFAIAVPLASHFALSCSDCDEDHQRPFHVVVQLSLSAVAMLSFLSLSLWLRLFGFNRFLFLDKLSKASPRVRAEYSRQLQRSMELMSLFVVPCFMAEAAYKMWWYITAAKQIPYYTNNMYLSYITSYTLELCSWLYRTSIFFFVCVLFRLICCLQMIRLEDFASIFRRETDVGTILVLHLGLRRTFTIISHRFRAFILLSLILVTASQFISLLMTTTAKAHVNLSKAGQLALCSISLVTGLFICLRSAAKITHKAQSITCLAAKWHVSAVVSTFDDLDNKTTPTAAATIESNSDDEDSDEDNLDDAKLMPVFADTISFQKRQALVIYLRNNKAGITVYGFMVDRTWLKSIFAIELALFLWLLNKTVGIS; translated from the exons ATGAAAAACAGGGGCAAGAAATCTCCATCTCCAATGGAATCGcaagaatcagaatcagaatTAGAATCACCGGAGTTAAGAAGGTTAGAATCCTTCCTGAAATGGATTTGCATAAACGATCAATCCAATCCATATCGCGCTTCCCTCTCCtgcctcatcttcttcatcttcgcAATCGCCGTCCCTCTCGCATCGCACTTCGCTCTTTCCTGCTCCGATTGCGACGAAGATCACCAGAGGCCATTCCATGTCGTCGTTCAGCTCTCTCTCTCCGCCGTTGCGATGCtctctttcctctctctctctctctggctCCGTCTCTTCGGATTCAACCGATTTCTCTTCCTCGATAAGCTCTCCAAAGCAAGCCCTAGGGTTCGGGCTGAGTATTCCAGGCAATTACAG AGATCAATGGAGCTGATGTCGTTGTTCGTGGTACCATGTTTCATGGCAGAAGCAGCGTACAAGATGTGGTGGTACATCACCGCAGCTAAGCAAATCCCATATTACACCAACAACATGTACCTGAGCTACATCACCTCCTACACATTGGAGCTCTGCTCATGGCTCTACAGaacttccatcttcttcttcgtctgcGTCCTCTTCCGCCTCATCTGCTGCCTCCAAATGATCAGGCTCGAAGATTTCGCTTCCATCTTCCGTCGGGAAACCGACGTCGGCACCATCTTGGTTCTGCATTTGGGCCTCAGAAGAACCTTCACCATCATCAGCCATCGCTTCCGAGCCTTCATTTTGTTGTCTTTGATTTTGGTCACTGCCAGTCAGTTCATATCCCTTCTCATGACTACAACGGCCAAAGCTCATGTTAACCTCTCCAAGGCTGGACAACTTGCG CTATGCTCCATCAGCCTGGTGACAGGCTTGTTCATATGCCTCCGTAGTGCAGCAAAGATAACCCACAAAGCACAGTCCATCACATGTCTTGCTGCAAAGTGGCACGTCTCTGCCGTCGTAAGCACCTTCGACGATCTCGACAATAAGACGACCCCAACAGCAGCAGCTACCATCGAATCGAACTCGGATGACGAAGACAGCGACGAGGACAACTTGGATGATGCAAAACTGATGCCAGTTTTTGCGGACACAATCTCATTCCAAAAGAGGCAGGCGCTAG TGATATATTTGAGGAATAACAAAGCAGGAATTACAGTGTATGGATTCATGGTGGATAGAACATGGCTGAAATCCATTTTTGCTATTGAACTTGCATTGTTCTTGTGGCTGCTCAACAAGACTGTTGGTATTTCTTGA
- the LOC111783678 gene encoding EH domain-containing protein 1-like translates to MEIGSGAIGSCSKEQLKIFQEWFGLADSDGDGRVTGNDAIQFFSTSHLSRAELKQVWAIADSKRQGYLGFNEFVTAMQLISLAQAGYDLNSDILKKAAGMEEIKLPVLDGLDALVAKTKRLAISSKHETNGTTQPMPPPSTPWFASKSGSKISHTAVTSIIDGLKKLYNEKLKPLEVTYRFNDFVSPSLTSSDFDAKPMVMLLGQYSTGKTTFIKHLLKCNYPGAHIGPEPTTDRFVVVMSGPDERSVPGNTIAVQADMPFSGLTSFGGAFLSKFECSQMPHPLLDQITFVDTPGVLSGEKQRTQRSYDFTGVISWFAAKCDLILLLFDPHKLDISDEFKRVIGSLRGHDDKIRVVLNKADQVDTQQLMRVYGALMWSLGKVLNTPEVVRVYIGSFNDKPVNEASVGPIGRDLFMKEQDDLLADLIDIPKKACDRRINEFVKRARAAKIHAYIISHLKKEMPAMMGKAKTQQRLIDNLEDEFGKVQREYHLPPGDFPNVEHFREVLNGYSIDKFEKLKPKMIQAVDDMLGYDIPELLKNFKNPYE, encoded by the exons atgGAGATTGGATCTGGTGCGATTGGCTCCTGCTCGAAAGAGCAGCTTAAGATCTTTCAGGAATGGTTCGGTTTGGCTGAttcag ATGGAGATGGTCGTGTTACTGGAAATGATGCCATACAGTTCTTCTCCACGTCTCATCTTTCTCGCGCAGAACTCAAACAG GTTTGGGCTATTGCAGACTCCAAACGACAAGGATATTTAGGGTTCAATGAGTTCGTTACTGCCATGCAG CTTATTTCTCTAGCGCAAGCAGGGTATGATCTGAATTCAGATATCCTCAAAAAAGCAG cCGGCATGGAGGAAATTAAACTTCCGGTGCTTGACGGCTTGGATGCTTTAGTTGCT AAGACTAAGAGATTAGCAATATCTAGCAAACATGAAACAAACG GAACTACTCAACCTATGCCACCGCCATCAACTCCATGGTTTGCTTCAAAATCTGGGAGCAAG ATTTCCCATACTGCGGTAACATCAATAATTGACGGTTTGAAGAAACTATATAATGAAAAGCTGAAGCCGCTGGAAGTTACTTATCGGTTTAATGATTTTGTGTCCCCATCGCTG ACAAGCAGTGATTTTGATGCTAAGCCAATGGTAATGTTGTTGGGCCAATATTCAACTGGAAAGACCACATTTATCAAACATTTgttaaaatgtaattatcCAG GAGCTCACATTGGACCTGAGCCAACAACTGATAGATTTGTAGTAGTTATG TCTGGACCAGATGAGAGAAGTGTTCCAGGAAACACTATTGCTGTTCAAGCAGACATGCCATTCTCTGGTTTGACATCCTTTGGTGGAGCGTTCCTGTCGAAGTTCGAATGTTCTCAAATGCCACATCCT CTCCTTGATCAAATTACCTTTGTGGATACTCCTGGGGTTCTATCCGGGGAAAAGCAACGCACACAGAGAAGCTATGATTTCACAGGGGTTATATCATGGTTTGCAGCAAAATGCGATCTCATCCTTCTTTTGTTTGATCCCCATAAACTGGATATCAGCGACGAGTTCAAGCGTGTTATAGGATCTCTTCGTGGCCATGATGATAAGATTCGAGTTGTTCTCAATAAAGCTGATCAAGTTGATACTCAACAA TTAATGAGAGTATATGGAGCATTGATGTGGTCTCTCGGTAAAGTGTTGAATACTCCAGAAGTCGTTCGCGTTTATATCGG GTCATTTAACGACAAGCCTGTTAACGAAGCCTCAGTCGGCCCAATTGGTCGTGATCTGTTTATGAAGGAACAAGATGACCTCTTAGCAGACTTGATTGATATTCCAAAGAAAGCATGTGACCGTCGG ATTAATGAATTTGTAAAACGCGCCAGAGCGGCTAAGATTCATGCCTACATAATCAGCCACCTTAAAAAGGAGATGCCTGCCATGATGGGCAAAGCTAAAACTCAACAACGGCTTATTGATAATCTTGAAGATGAATTTGGAAAG GTTCAAAGGGAGTACCACCTACCGCCGGGGGACTTCCCAAACGTGGAGCATTTTAGGGAGGTACTAAATGGGTACAGTATTgataaatttgagaaattgaagcCTAAAATGATTCAAGCTGTGGATGATATGCTTGGCTATGACATCCCAGAGCTTCTGAAGAACTTCAAAAATCCTTATGAGTAA